A window of the Hordeum vulgare subsp. vulgare chromosome 5H, MorexV3_pseudomolecules_assembly, whole genome shotgun sequence genome harbors these coding sequences:
- the LOC123395203 gene encoding uncharacterized protein LOC123395203, producing MEKKHMKMAILRQEHIFRQQVHELHRVYEVQKRLMKEMQAVKMSPAQAREDTQTEQMLDTDRPQWYVDSGEKTAPFIEDFNLELTLATGGDTRKQEMTSNSESGGTVTSSTSAESESGQQRFPESSVNLRFQHESKRHDDQLTQSPWLYQCLSLKMA from the exons ATGGAGAAGAAACATATGAAGATggccatcctgaggcaagagcacATATTCAGACAACAG GTTCACGAGCTGCATCGCGTATACGAGGTTCAGAAGCGACTGATGAAGGAGATGCAGGCTGTTAAGATGAGCCCAGCTCAGGCAAGAGAAGATACTCAAACAGAACAGATGCTGGATACAGATCGACCACAATGGTACGTCGACTCGGGCGAGAAGACCGCTCCTTTCATCGAGGACTTCAACCTGGAGCTGACACTGGCAACTGGGGGTGACACGAGGAAGCAAGAGATGACATCCAACTCTGAGTCTGGAGGAACAGTGACATCATCGACTTCTGCTGAATCAGAGTCAGGGCAGCAGCGATTCCCCGAGTCCAGTGTAAACCTGAGGTTTCAACATGAGAGCAAGAGGCATGATGATCAGCTCACGCAGTCTCCTTGGCTCTACCAATGTTTAAGTTTGAAGATGGCTTGA
- the LOC123395202 gene encoding PXMP2/4 family protein 4-like isoform X2, protein MVTAGALHAGSRVLLPIRRTFSTPWSHVRSHLHSTKPSSAPLPPPPRPPPSSHAASTRFTAAPTRRSGSIGSGVVTWYLGSIEARPLLTKSITAAAIYTVADLTSQMITLPPEESLDLIRTLRMASYGMLFSGPSLHYWFNFISKVVPKRDVVSTFKKMFLGQAVYGPIINCIFFSYNAGLQGETIPEIIARLKRDIIPTIKNGLIYWPLCDFITFKFIPVHLQVYTGLGESLLP, encoded by the exons atggtCACCGCCGGAGCTCTCCACGCTGGCAGCCGTGTCCTCCTACCGATCCGCCGAACCTTCAGCACACCCTGGTCCCACGTCCGCTCCCACCTCCACTCCACCAAGCCCTCTTCTGCACCACTCCCGCCCCCACCTCGGCCGCCGCCTTCTTCCCATGCGGCGTCCACGCGCTTCACCGCTGCCCCTACCAGGAGGAGCGGATCGATCGGGTCCGGGGTAGTCACGTGGTACCTCGGCTCGATCGAGGCGCGGCCGCTGCTGACCAAGAGCATCACGGCTGCTGCAATTTACACCGTTGCTGACCTCACCTCCCAG ATGATCACACTTCCTCCCGAGGAGTCACTTGATCTAATTAGGACTCTGCGCATGGCTAGTTATGGGATGCTGTTCTCAGGACCTTCACTGCACTATTGGTTCAACTTTATCTCAAAAGTAGTCCCCAAAAGGGATGTAGTGAGCACCTTCAAGAAGATGTTTCTAGGACAAGCAGTTTATGGCCCAATTATTAATTGTATTTTCTTCTCGTATAATGCAGGATTACAAG GTGAGacaataccagagatcattgcaaGATTAAAGCGGGATATAATTCCGACCATAAAAAATGGGCTCATTTACTGGCCTCTTTGTGACTTCATCACTTTCAAGTTTATCCCTGTTCATTTGCAG GTTTACACTGGACTCGGGGAATCGCTGCTGCCCTGA
- the LOC123395202 gene encoding PXMP2/4 family protein 3-like isoform X1 — protein MVTAGALHAGSRVLLPIRRTFSTPWSHVRSHLHSTKPSSAPLPPPPRPPPSSHAASTRFTAAPTRRSGSIGSGVVTWYLGSIEARPLLTKSITAAAIYTVADLTSQMITLPPEESLDLIRTLRMASYGMLFSGPSLHYWFNFISKVVPKRDVVSTFKKMFLGQAVYGPIINCIFFSYNAGLQGETIPEIIARLKRDIIPTIKNGLIYWPLCDFITFKFIPVHLQPLVSNSFAFLWTIYLTYMAGLKKPGMEVIMSS, from the exons atggtCACCGCCGGAGCTCTCCACGCTGGCAGCCGTGTCCTCCTACCGATCCGCCGAACCTTCAGCACACCCTGGTCCCACGTCCGCTCCCACCTCCACTCCACCAAGCCCTCTTCTGCACCACTCCCGCCCCCACCTCGGCCGCCGCCTTCTTCCCATGCGGCGTCCACGCGCTTCACCGCTGCCCCTACCAGGAGGAGCGGATCGATCGGGTCCGGGGTAGTCACGTGGTACCTCGGCTCGATCGAGGCGCGGCCGCTGCTGACCAAGAGCATCACGGCTGCTGCAATTTACACCGTTGCTGACCTCACCTCCCAG ATGATCACACTTCCTCCCGAGGAGTCACTTGATCTAATTAGGACTCTGCGCATGGCTAGTTATGGGATGCTGTTCTCAGGACCTTCACTGCACTATTGGTTCAACTTTATCTCAAAAGTAGTCCCCAAAAGGGATGTAGTGAGCACCTTCAAGAAGATGTTTCTAGGACAAGCAGTTTATGGCCCAATTATTAATTGTATTTTCTTCTCGTATAATGCAGGATTACAAG GTGAGacaataccagagatcattgcaaGATTAAAGCGGGATATAATTCCGACCATAAAAAATGGGCTCATTTACTGGCCTCTTTGTGACTTCATCACTTTCAAGTTTATCCCTGTTCATTTGCAG CCGCTAGTAAGCAATTCCTTCGCATTTCTTTGGACCATCTATCTAACATACATGGCCGGCTTAAAGAAACCAGGCATGGAGGTGATCATGAGCTCTTAG